Part of the Candidatus Bathyarchaeota archaeon genome, CTCCTTTGAGATTTCAGGACTTTTAAGCTCTCTAATAGAGAGAGGGCAATTAACCTCTTTCATAAAATTCCTTAAACTAGTGAGTAGATCTTTTAGTATTTCATCTCTTTCTCGATTATCGGTATTTATCCCAAAAAGTTCCGCAAGATCAAAGAATCTGTTAGTAACCTTTGCTTGAAACGCAATCGATGCACATAAAAATAGCCCTACACATATACCATGATGAATATGAAACAATGCTCCAAATGAGTGTCCTAATGAATGTTCAACACCCCCAGAAATGTTTCCGAAACCTATACCTGCGATGTAAGCGGCTATTTGCATTTTTTCTCGAGCTTCCATATCATTACCTCTTTTAACCGAGCGAGGTAAATATTTCAAGATCAGTTCAACGGCTTTTAAATTATGCATGTCTGTAAATAATGTACTCATTGTAAGCATGTATGATCCCATTGAATGAGCAAGTGCATCCATACCAGTTCCCATAGTTAAAGCGGGGGGCATTGTCTTTACGAAATCAGGATGAAGTACTACAAAATCGGGGCAAAATTCATAGAGTACAACCTCTGTCTTTTTCGGTGGGTCTCTATCGGTATCAGTTACGACAGCTATAAAAGTTGTTTCTGCACCAGTTCCAGAAGTAGTAGGTATTGCAGCTAAAATTTTTACTTTTTTACGAAGTCCCGCATAATAAGGAGCACTCATATTATTAATATTGATTTTAGGTTGTTCGTAAAAGAGTAGAATTAATTTCGCAGTGTCCATCGCAGAACCTCCACCAACAGCTAAAATTACTTTGGGATCATATTCTTCACAGATTTTTACCGCGTCAAGTACTGTGTGTTTAGGCGCATCAGGTAATACGTTATCATAAAATCTGTTATCAATATTTCGTTTAGTTAACCTGTTAGCAACCCTTTCGCCCAACTTACGTAAATCCTTATCAACTACAATTAATACACGCCTTTCATCATCCGATAAATAAGCTGAGATATGGTTAATAAAATCATTGAGACTATTAGTTCCAACGAAAGTAGTTTTTGGGCTTACAATAGGTGAGTGGTAACCTCTAAAAGCATTACTTCCTGCTTTAATATACATGTCCTTGAGAAGGTCATTCTCATACCAAGCAGTATCTCTTCCAGACATTTAAATATTTCCCTTTTTCAATAAATTGATTATTATTCAATATTTACCAATCAATATATATTTTTATATAAGTTCAACTAATACTTCAATTACATAGGCTTTAATGAACCTTATCTTATGTTGATATCTTAGATTAAGTAGAAAAAAATGGTTGAAATTCAAGGTTTTTGTGATGAACGATTCCTTTCCGTTAAAGAAGCTTTTGAAAGAAATTTTAAAGAGCGATTGGAAGTTGGTGCTTCATTTGCTGCAACTTTAAACGGTAAATTTATCATTGATTTATGGTCGGGTTATGCAGATGCCGCCCAAGCTCTGCCTTGGGAAGAAAATACAATAGTAAATGTGTATTCAACAACAAAAATTATGACTGCAATCTGCACTCTCATGCTCGTAGACCGTGGACTCTTAGATCTCGATTCTCCTGTAGCTAAATATTGGCCAGAATTTGCACAAAATGGAAAGAAAAAGATACCAGTAAGATTTCTTCTTAGTCACTCCTCAGGACTATTTGGGTGGGAGGAAAAAATTACTATTGAAGATCTTTACGATTGGGATAAAGTTGTAAATCTGCTTGCCACTCAAAAGCCATGGTGGGAGCCTGGAACCAGCAGTGGTTATCATAGTTCAACTTTTGGTAATCTTTTAGGAGAATTAGTTCTCCGCATAACAGGAAAAACAATTGGAACTTTTTTTAAAGAAGAGGTGGCTGAGCCTCTTAAAGCAGATTTTCATATAGGTCTTCCCAAAGAACATGATTATAGAGTTGGTGAATTAATTCCACCACCTCCAGCTGACATGAATCTAAATGGAGAATTTGACCCAAATTCTGTTGCCTTAAAAACATTTATGAATCCACTAATGAATCCTGAAGAAACTAAAACTAGAGCGTGGCGAGCTGCTGAACTCCCCGCAGATAATGGTCATGGTAATGCTAGATCAGTAGCGAGAATAACATCTGCAGTAGCTTGTGGGGGAGATGTTGATGAGGTGCACTTACTTTCAATTGATATAATTGAAAGAGCTTTAGAAGAACAGTCGTATGGAAAAGATTTAGTACTGATGATACCGATCCGTTTTGGTTTAGGATTTGGTCTTCAAAATAAGGAGCGTCCAATAGGGCCAAATCAACGAATCTTGTATTGGGGGGGATGGGGTGGATCTGTAAGTATAATGGATCTTGACGCTAAATTGAGTATTGCCTATGTTATGAATAAAATGGTTACCACATCTATAGGAGATCCACGTAGTACAAGACTTATTGAAGCGTTATACAATTCAATTTAATATCGTAAGTAAAATTATTAAATTAATTGAAATTGATTAGAAATATAAAAAATTACAAATAGCTTTAAATGTTTAGCAAAAATAATAACAGAAGTTGAAAAATGTGAATCGAAAAATGAACGTTTTAGCGTTAGGAGGTTCAGGGGATATGGGAAGAATGGCTGTAGCTATACTCCTCGAATCTCCAAAAATAGACTCAATTACTGTTGCGGACAAAAATTATGAAAGAGCTAACCACCTTGTAGATTTAACCGATTCGGAAAAATTAAGTGCGGTAGAAATAGATGTAACAGAAAAAAATAAACTCACGGGATTAATATCGTCTCATGATATTGTTATAAACACGGTTGGACCATATTACAGATTCGCAAGTATTATACTAGAAGCAGTTATTAAAGCCAGGAAACCATACGTAGATATATGTGATGATTGGAAGCCCACCTTAGATTTACTTAAAATGGATGATAAGGCAAAAAAGGCTGAAGTTACAGCGCTTGTTGGCATGGGATCAAGTCCAGGAATTACAAACTTGATGGCAGTAATAGCTTCCGCTAAACTTGATGATGTGGATGATCTTATTACTGCATGGGGATATAGTGCTGGAGAAGGAAGGGGGAAGAAACCACAATATTTTATTGAACCAAGACAGTTCTATCAAAAATTTAAAGATTTACCGGTTATTGCTAATGCCGCAATTATGCATCTATTTTACGAAACCTTAGAGGAAATTCCTACCTATAGAGATGGTAAATTTGTTGATATTAAACCTCTTACAGATGCAGATCCCCTTCAATTTCCTGGATTTGAAGATACTTATGTTTGTCATATAGGACATCCTGAACCTGTTACTCTACCTAGAGTCATAAAAGCCAATTCTGTTTCAAACTTAATGTATTTGGGTAAAACTGCTACTGAAGTTATTCGAAAATATACTCAACAAATATCTAAAAATGAGCTAACTATTAGCGAGGCAACAATACAATTTGATAAAGAATCTAGAGCTATGCTTAAAAATCCAGAGCTCATAAAAGAATATATCGGTATGCCCCCTGGACTGAGTGTAATAGCAACTGGTAAAAAAGATGGAAAACAAATGAAAGTAGCTATTGGGAATAATCGTGTTCCATTTGGAGGAATGGCTGGGGTTACATCAGTTCCAATTGCAATTGTAGCAGATATGATAATAAATGGTGAAATAACTGAGAAAGGAGTTCTTACACCCGAAGAAGCAATATCAGATCCAATGGAATTTTTTAATAGATATGCTAAATATTGTGGCAAAAACCTCAAAGGAAAGGACGTTCTACTTATAAGGGAAGTCCAACTTTAACGAGAGTATAAAAACACTCCGAATCTTAAAGATTGCTATCCTTAACTCTATAAATTTTAAAGATAATTATTTAAATCAATAATATAATTAGTTAATAAAAATTAAAACGTAATTGAAAAATTGGATACCGGTATGTGTTATGCCATTTAAAAATATTGATTGGAGAGAAAGCATAATCAAAAGTCTTATTTATCGGGCTATAACATTATTATTAGGAACTATCACTGCTTATCTTATTACGGGAAGTATAAGGA contains:
- a CDS encoding beta-lactamase family protein, which translates into the protein MVEIQGFCDERFLSVKEAFERNFKERLEVGASFAATLNGKFIIDLWSGYADAAQALPWEENTIVNVYSTTKIMTAICTLMLVDRGLLDLDSPVAKYWPEFAQNGKKKIPVRFLLSHSSGLFGWEEKITIEDLYDWDKVVNLLATQKPWWEPGTSSGYHSSTFGNLLGELVLRITGKTIGTFFKEEVAEPLKADFHIGLPKEHDYRVGELIPPPPADMNLNGEFDPNSVALKTFMNPLMNPEETKTRAWRAAELPADNGHGNARSVARITSAVACGGDVDEVHLLSIDIIERALEEQSYGKDLVLMIPIRFGLGFGLQNKERPIGPNQRILYWGGWGGSVSIMDLDAKLSIAYVMNKMVTTSIGDPRSTRLIEALYNSI
- a CDS encoding saccharopine dehydrogenase NADP-binding domain-containing protein, which codes for MNVLALGGSGDMGRMAVAILLESPKIDSITVADKNYERANHLVDLTDSEKLSAVEIDVTEKNKLTGLISSHDIVINTVGPYYRFASIILEAVIKARKPYVDICDDWKPTLDLLKMDDKAKKAEVTALVGMGSSPGITNLMAVIASAKLDDVDDLITAWGYSAGEGRGKKPQYFIEPRQFYQKFKDLPVIANAAIMHLFYETLEEIPTYRDGKFVDIKPLTDADPLQFPGFEDTYVCHIGHPEPVTLPRVIKANSVSNLMYLGKTATEVIRKYTQQISKNELTISEATIQFDKESRAMLKNPELIKEYIGMPPGLSVIATGKKDGKQMKVAIGNNRVPFGGMAGVTSVPIAIVADMIINGEITEKGVLTPEEAISDPMEFFNRYAKYCGKNLKGKDVLLIREVQL
- a CDS encoding iron-containing alcohol dehydrogenase, which encodes MSGRDTAWYENDLLKDMYIKAGSNAFRGYHSPIVSPKTTFVGTNSLNDFINHISAYLSDDERRVLIVVDKDLRKLGERVANRLTKRNIDNRFYDNVLPDAPKHTVLDAVKICEEYDPKVILAVGGGSAMDTAKLILLFYEQPKININNMSAPYYAGLRKKVKILAAIPTTSGTGAETTFIAVVTDTDRDPPKKTEVVLYEFCPDFVVLHPDFVKTMPPALTMGTGMDALAHSMGSYMLTMSTLFTDMHNLKAVELILKYLPRSVKRGNDMEAREKMQIAAYIAGIGFGNISGGVEHSLGHSFGALFHIHHGICVGLFLCASIAFQAKVTNRFFDLAELFGINTDNRERDEILKDLLTSLRNFMKEVNCPLSIRELKSPEISKEEYLAQLDQMVEFAFNDYCTLSSTRRINRPQYRKILEITYENKMEDLLNLFYS